From Corvus moneduloides isolate bCorMon1 chromosome 2, bCorMon1.pri, whole genome shotgun sequence, one genomic window encodes:
- the P3H3 gene encoding prolyl 3-hydroxylase 3, which translates to MASLLCLSLLAAAAAATSPGRLVPFDLLYADGVRAYLARDWARAAELLQRALHSYAGLRAARRACRAACAREEPFPGGPGGWEAALLGPVLQRAGCLQRCLGRRLRPAPSAHRASRAVRRDFERREPYNYLQVAFFQLKKLDQAVSAAHTFFVANPQHLQMREDIEKYRRMSGVKSDSFRDLEATPHWEAYETGVQHYDADEYLQAVARLEESLSEALSALEECRALCEGPWEDEDEEEKMQPGLYEAIAAHYIQVLKCRQQCILEIATKPGRISATEDFIPSHLDLLQFAYSQVGNQTLAAECAASYLLFYPMDEPTLEKMKQYRTELGEDAAVAARQSIQHYVQRSLMEKKLIYYAVEHLGETFNDPDLWTPDELIPENLKEKHREDQEKQKQETLDVEERGKRGPLPFEGIAVTMDSQQMNGTQRVVFDRVLTESECKDLLRLTKAAGEAGDGYRARRSPHTPHERFEGLTVLKAMQLAQNGDVEWRDARLLLQASEKSRKIIESYFTPGKKLHFSFTHLVCRTAVDGEQEGRMDLSHPVHADNCLLDPEGQECWKEPPAYVYRDYSGILYLNDDFQGGGLFFTEMDSVTVTAEVHPKCGRLVAFSSGKENPHGVWAVSRGRRCAVALWYTHSQEHAEQERVKAEELMKQRAVEQDQPDGDKHEGTDRSSRSSSEPRAPSRGTKPADQRQRPGSDRKQHPKVLRARDEF; encoded by the exons ATGGCCTCGCTGCTGTGCCTCAGCCTcctcgccgccgccgcggccgccaCGTCGCCGGGCCGGCTGGTGCCGTTCGACCTGCTGTACGCGGACGGCGTGCGGGCGTACCTGGCGCGGGACTGGGCGCGGGCGGCCGAGCTGCTGCAGCGCGCCCTGCACAGCTacgcggggctgcgggcggccCGCCGCGCCTGCCGCGCCGCCTGCGCCCGGGAGGAGCCCTTCCCCGGCGGGCCCGGGGGCTGGGAGGCCGCGCTGCTCGGGCCGGTGCTGCAGCGCGCAGGGTGCCTGCAGCGCTGCCTGGGGCGGCGGCTGCGCCCCGCGCCCTCCGCGCACCGCGCCAGCCGCGCCGTGCGCCGCGACTTCGAGCGCAGGGAGCCCTACAACTACCTCCAGGTGGCCTTCTTCCAG CTGAAGAAGCTGGATCAGGCCGTGTCTGCCGCTCACACCTTCTTCGTCGCTAATCCCCAGCACCTCCAAATGCGGGAGGACATCGAGAAGTACCGGCGTATGTCAGGGGTGAAGTCAGACAGCTTCCGGGACCTGGAGGCCACGCCGCACTGG GAAGCGTATGAGACTGGCGTGCAGCACTATGATGCAGATGAGTACCTGCAGGCCgtggccaggctggaggagtCACTCTCAGAGGCCCTGTCAGCACTGGAAGAGTGTCGTGCCCTGTGTGAAGGGCCTtgggaggatgaggatgaggaggagaaaatgCAGCCTGGCCTGTATGAAGCCATTGCAG CCCATTATATTCAGGTTTTGAagtgcaggcagcagtgcaTCCTGGAAATTGCTACAAAGCCAGGGAGAATTTCTGCCACAGAAGATTTCATACCCTCTCATCTTGATTTACTGCAGTTTGCCTACAGCCAAG TTGGGAACCAGACACTAGCTGCTGAATGTGCTGCTTCCTACTTGCTCTTCTATCCGATGGACGAGCCCACGttggagaaaatgaaacagtatCGCACAGAACTGGGAGAGGACGCAGCTGTCGCAGCCAGACAG AGTATTCAGCATTATGTGCAGAGATCTTTGATGGAGAAGAAGTTGATTTATTATGCAGTGGAGCATCTAGGAGAAACTTTTAATGACCCT GATCTTTGGACTCCAGATGAGCTGATTCCTGAAAACCTAAAGGAGAAACACAG AGAGGATCAGgagaagcaaaagcaggaaaCTCTGGATGTggaagagagggggaagaggg GTCCTTTGCCTTTCGAGGGTATTGCTGTCACAATGGATTCCCAGCAGATGAATGGAACCCAGAGGGTTGTGTTCGACAGAGTGCTGACGGAGTCTGAGTGTAAGGACCTCCTCCGACTGACAAAG gcagcaggggaagcaggagatGGATACCGGGCAAGACGGTCGCCTCACACCCCACATGAGAGATTTGAAGGGTTAACTGTTTTGAAGGCCATGCAG CTGGCCCAAAATGGGGACGTGGAATGGAGAGACGCCAGATTGCTTCTGCAGGCTAGTGAGAAATCTCggaaaatcatagaatcctaTTTTACTCCTGGAAAGAAACTCCATTTTTCATTCACACACCTTGTGTGTCGCACAGCTGTAGATG GGGAGCAGGAAGGTCGCATGGATCTTAGTCATCCTGTCCACGCTGATAATTGTCTTTTGGATCCTGAGGGGCAAGAGTGCTGGAAAGAACCTCCTGCCTATGTGTACAGGGACTACAG TGGCATTCTCTACCTCAATGATGACTTCCAAGGTGGGGgccttttcttcactgaaatggaCTCTGTGACTGTCACA GCCGAGGTGCATCCGAAGTGTGGGAGGCTGGTAGCCTTCAGCTCTGGCAAGGAGAACCCCCATGGCGTGTGGGCCGTGAGCCGTGGAAGGCGCTGCGCCGTTGCCCTCTGGTACACACACTCCCAGGAGCATGCTGAGCAG GAACGGGTGAAGGCAGAGGAGCTGATGAAGCAGAGGGCTGTGGAGCAGGACCAGCCTGATGGAGATAAACATGAGGGAACTGATCGCAGCAGCAGATCCTCCTCAGAGCCTCGTGCTCCCAGCCGTGGAACCAAGCCTGCAGATCAGAGACAGAGGCCTGGCTCAGACAGGAAGCAGCACCCCAAGGTGCTACGGGCCAGAGATGAGTTCTGA